A window from Mycobacterium botniense encodes these proteins:
- a CDS encoding aerobic carbon-monoxide dehydrogenase large subunit, translating into MTTIESRPPTPEDLADNDQKPCGYGRMLRKEDPRFIRGRGTYVDDVVLPGMLHLAILRSPYAHARIVGVDTTAAQAHPKVKAVVTGADLADKGLAWMPTLSNDVQAVLATDKVRFQGQEVAFVVAEDRYSARDALELIDVEYEPLDPVVDARKALEPDAPVIRTDLEGKTDNHIFDWETGDAAATEAAFAKADVVVKQEMVYPRVHPAPMETCGAVADLDPVTGKLTLWTTSQAPHAHRTLYALVAGLPEHKIRVISPDIGGGFGNKVPIYPGYVCAIVGSLLLGKPVKWMEDRSENLTSTSFARDYIMVGEIAATKDGKILALRSNVLADHGAFNAQAAPTKYPAGFYGVFTGSYDLEAAYCHLTAVYTNKAPGGVAYACSFRITEAVYFVERLVDCLADELNMDPAELRLRNLLKPEQFPYTTKTGWVYDSGDYETTLRKAMAMLGYEQLRAEQKERRARGELMGIGMSFFTEAVGAGPRKDMDILGLGMADGCELRVHPTGKAVVRLSVQTQGQGHETTFAQIVAEELGIPPEDIEVVHGDTDQTPFGLGTYGSRSTPVSGAAAALVARKVRDKAKIIASGMLEVSVADLEWEKGKFHVKGDPSASVTIQDIAMRAHGAGDLPDGIEGGLDAEVCYNPSNLTYPYGAYFCVVDVDPGTGVVKVRRFLAVDDCGTRINPMIIEGQVHGGIVDGIGMALMEMIAFDEQGNCLGGSLMDYLIPTAMEVPHLETGYTVTPSPHHPIGAKGIGESATVGSPPAVVNAVVDALAPYGVRHVDMPLTPSRVWEAMQGRATPPI; encoded by the coding sequence ATGACCACCATCGAGTCTCGTCCACCCACTCCGGAAGACCTCGCCGACAACGACCAGAAGCCATGCGGGTATGGCCGGATGCTGCGCAAAGAAGATCCGCGGTTCATCCGGGGCCGCGGCACCTACGTCGACGACGTCGTGCTGCCGGGCATGTTGCACCTGGCGATCCTGCGCTCGCCCTATGCACACGCCCGCATCGTCGGCGTCGACACTACTGCCGCGCAGGCACATCCGAAGGTCAAAGCGGTGGTCACCGGCGCGGATCTGGCCGACAAGGGCCTGGCGTGGATGCCGACCTTGTCCAATGACGTGCAGGCGGTGCTGGCTACCGACAAGGTCCGCTTCCAGGGCCAGGAGGTGGCGTTCGTGGTGGCCGAGGACCGCTATTCCGCGCGCGACGCACTGGAATTGATCGACGTCGAATACGAGCCCCTGGACCCGGTGGTCGACGCCCGCAAGGCGCTGGAACCCGACGCCCCGGTGATCCGCACCGATCTGGAGGGCAAGACCGACAACCACATTTTCGACTGGGAAACCGGCGACGCGGCGGCCACCGAAGCTGCTTTTGCCAAAGCCGATGTGGTGGTCAAACAAGAGATGGTCTATCCGCGGGTGCACCCGGCGCCGATGGAAACCTGTGGTGCGGTCGCCGACCTGGATCCGGTCACCGGCAAGCTCACGCTGTGGACCACCTCGCAGGCGCCGCACGCGCACCGCACCCTCTACGCATTGGTTGCGGGCCTGCCCGAACACAAGATCCGGGTGATCTCACCCGATATCGGCGGCGGATTCGGCAACAAGGTGCCGATCTACCCCGGTTATGTGTGCGCGATCGTCGGCTCGCTGTTGCTGGGCAAACCGGTCAAATGGATGGAGGACCGCAGCGAGAACCTGACCTCGACCAGCTTTGCCCGCGACTACATCATGGTCGGTGAGATCGCCGCCACCAAAGACGGCAAGATTCTGGCGCTGCGGTCCAACGTGCTGGCCGACCACGGAGCCTTCAACGCGCAGGCCGCTCCGACGAAGTACCCGGCCGGCTTTTACGGTGTGTTCACCGGCAGCTACGACCTGGAGGCCGCCTACTGTCACCTGACCGCGGTGTACACCAACAAAGCGCCGGGTGGGGTGGCCTACGCGTGCTCGTTCCGCATCACCGAGGCGGTGTATTTCGTGGAGCGGCTGGTGGATTGCCTGGCCGACGAGCTGAACATGGATCCAGCCGAGTTGCGGCTGCGAAATCTGTTGAAACCAGAGCAGTTTCCCTACACCACCAAGACCGGCTGGGTCTACGACTCGGGCGACTACGAGACCACTTTGCGCAAGGCTATGGCGATGCTCGGCTACGAGCAGCTGCGGGCCGAGCAGAAGGAGCGCCGGGCACGCGGCGAACTGATGGGGATTGGGATGTCGTTTTTCACCGAAGCCGTTGGCGCCGGGCCGCGCAAGGATATGGACATTCTTGGCCTGGGAATGGCCGACGGCTGCGAGCTGCGCGTGCACCCGACCGGCAAAGCCGTGGTGCGGCTTTCGGTGCAGACTCAGGGACAGGGTCACGAGACCACGTTCGCGCAGATCGTCGCCGAGGAGCTGGGTATTCCGCCCGAAGATATTGAGGTGGTGCACGGCGACACAGACCAGACTCCATTCGGGTTGGGCACCTATGGCAGTCGTTCCACCCCGGTCTCCGGCGCGGCTGCGGCGCTGGTGGCGCGCAAAGTGCGCGACAAGGCCAAGATCATTGCCTCCGGCATGCTCGAGGTGTCGGTGGCCGACCTGGAGTGGGAGAAGGGCAAGTTCCACGTCAAGGGTGACCCCTCAGCGTCGGTGACGATCCAGGACATCGCCATGCGAGCCCACGGCGCGGGTGATCTGCCGGACGGGATCGAGGGCGGCCTGGATGCCGAGGTGTGCTACAACCCCTCGAATTTGACCTACCCGTACGGCGCCTACTTCTGTGTGGTTGACGTCGATCCCGGCACGGGTGTGGTGAAGGTGCGCCGGTTCCTGGCGGTCGACGACTGCGGTACCCGCATCAATCCGATGATCATCGAGGGCCAGGTGCACGGCGGGATCGTCGACGGCATCGGGATGGCGCTCATGGAGATGATCGCCTTCGACGAGCAGGGCAACTGTCTGGGCGGTTCGCTGATGGACTATCTGATCCCGACCGCAATGGAAGTACCACACCTGGAGACCGGCTACACCGTGACCCCGTCGCCGCACCATCCGATCGGTGCGAAGGGCATCGGCGAATCAGCCACGGTCGGCTCACCGCCCGCTGTGGTCAACGCCGTGGTCGATGCGTTGGCGCCATACGGTGTTCGCCATGTCGACATGCCGCTGACGCCGTCACGGGTATGGGAGGCCATGCAGGGGCGGGCCACACCGCCGATCTAG
- a CDS encoding (2Fe-2S)-binding protein, whose product MQVTMTVNGEAVTADVEPRMLLVHFLRDQLRLTGTHWGCDTSNCGTCVVDVDGVPVKSCTMLAVMASGHSVRTVEGLEVDGRLDPVQEGFMRCHGLQCGFCTPGMMITARALLDRNPNPDEATIREAISGQICRCTGYTTIVRAIQWAAQHPKTAAEASA is encoded by the coding sequence ATGCAAGTGACGATGACGGTCAACGGTGAGGCGGTCACCGCCGACGTCGAACCCCGCATGCTGTTGGTGCATTTTCTGCGGGATCAATTACGGCTCACCGGAACCCACTGGGGCTGCGACACCAGCAACTGCGGGACCTGCGTGGTCGACGTCGACGGCGTTCCGGTGAAATCGTGCACCATGCTGGCGGTCATGGCATCCGGGCACAGCGTGCGCACCGTGGAGGGGTTGGAAGTCGACGGTCGGCTCGACCCCGTCCAAGAAGGGTTTATGCGCTGTCATGGGCTGCAATGCGGATTTTGCACACCCGGAATGATGATTACCGCCCGGGCCCTGCTCGACCGCAATCCCAACCCGGACGAGGCCACTATCCGGGAAGCGATCTCCGGGCAGATCTGCCGCTGCACGGGATACACCACCATCGTGCGTGCCATCCAATGGGCCGCTCAGCACCCCAAGACCGCCGCGGAGGCCAGCGCATGA
- a CDS encoding FAD binding domain-containing protein, whose product MQVPGPFEYERASSVDHAIGLLDRLGEGARVIAGGHSLLPMMKLRIANPEYLIDINDLAPELGYIITDPTLARIGAMTRHRDLLESDALAAWCPIFRDAERVIADPVVRNRGTLGGSLCQADPAEDLATVCTVLDAVCLARGPAGEREIAIGDFLTGPYETALAHNEILLEIRIPLRHNTSSAYAKVERRVGDWAVAAAGAAVTLGGDVIAAAKVGLTAVNPDAEALAEVSGALVGKPATEEVFAEGGRRAAAACEPVTDVRGTAEYKRHLAAELTTRTLRTAVERVRNIPLPQGN is encoded by the coding sequence ATGCAAGTTCCCGGGCCCTTTGAGTATGAACGCGCGAGCAGCGTCGACCACGCCATCGGACTACTGGACCGGTTAGGGGAGGGCGCGCGGGTGATCGCCGGCGGCCACAGCCTGCTGCCGATGATGAAACTGCGCATCGCCAACCCGGAGTACCTGATTGATATCAACGATTTGGCACCCGAGCTGGGATACATCATCACCGACCCCACGCTGGCCCGCATCGGCGCCATGACCCGGCACCGGGATCTGCTGGAATCCGATGCACTGGCGGCGTGGTGCCCGATCTTCCGCGACGCCGAACGCGTGATCGCCGACCCGGTGGTACGCAATCGGGGCACCCTTGGCGGCTCGCTGTGCCAAGCGGATCCCGCCGAGGACCTGGCAACGGTGTGCACGGTGCTGGACGCGGTGTGTCTGGCCCGTGGACCCGCGGGGGAGCGTGAGATCGCGATCGGGGACTTTCTGACTGGGCCATATGAGACAGCCCTGGCGCACAACGAGATTCTGCTGGAGATACGTATTCCATTGCGGCACAACACGTCAAGTGCCTACGCAAAGGTGGAACGCCGGGTCGGCGACTGGGCTGTCGCCGCCGCCGGCGCTGCGGTCACCCTCGGCGGGGATGTGATCGCCGCCGCCAAAGTGGGATTGACTGCGGTAAACCCCGACGCGGAGGCCCTGGCCGAGGTCTCCGGCGCGTTGGTCGGCAAGCCGGCCACCGAAGAGGTTTTCGCCGAAGGCGGTCGGCGCGCCGCGGCAGCCTGCGAGCCGGTGACCGATGTGCGCGGCACAGCCGAATACAAGCGGCACCTGGCAGCCGAGCTGACCACGCGAACGCTGCGCACCGCGGTCGAGCGAGTTCGTAACATTCCGCTGCCGCAAGGGAATTGA
- a CDS encoding XdhC family protein: MREVIVDLMSIWHADATAGMATVVRTFASAPRLPGAALVVAPDGSVSGSVSGGCVESAVYELAAEVARTGKPRLERYGVSDGDAFAVGLTCGGIIDVFIEPVSKATFPDLDTVAEDIHSCRPVAVATVIAHPDPGRVGRRLVVRPDAVTGSLGSARVDAAATDDARGLLAVGRSDVLRYGPDGQRLGEGMEIFVSSYAPRPRLLVFGAIDFAAALARLGSFLGYRVTVCDARPVFATPGRFPGADEVVVEWPHRYLAAQAAAGAVDRDTVICVLTHDPKFDVPVLQLALRLDVGYVGAMGSRRTHEDRMVRLRAAGLRDAELNRLASPIGLDLGARTPEETAVSIAADIIARRWGGGGRRLADLDGPIHHDQQPTTSSVIP, from the coding sequence GTGCGCGAGGTGATCGTGGATCTGATGTCGATCTGGCATGCGGATGCTACCGCCGGCATGGCGACCGTGGTGCGCACCTTCGCCTCGGCGCCGCGATTACCGGGGGCGGCACTGGTGGTGGCCCCGGACGGGTCGGTGAGCGGATCGGTGTCGGGCGGCTGCGTGGAGTCCGCCGTCTACGAACTCGCCGCCGAGGTGGCCCGCACCGGGAAACCGCGGCTGGAACGCTACGGTGTCAGCGACGGTGACGCGTTCGCGGTCGGGCTGACCTGCGGGGGCATCATCGACGTGTTTATCGAGCCGGTGTCGAAGGCCACATTCCCCGACCTGGACACGGTGGCCGAGGACATCCACAGTTGCCGACCGGTGGCGGTCGCGACCGTCATCGCTCACCCCGACCCCGGCCGCGTCGGACGCCGGCTTGTCGTCCGCCCGGATGCGGTCACCGGGTCGTTGGGTAGCGCGCGGGTTGATGCCGCCGCCACCGACGACGCCCGGGGGCTGCTCGCCGTGGGCCGCAGCGACGTGCTGCGCTACGGGCCCGACGGGCAGCGTCTGGGTGAGGGCATGGAGATCTTCGTGTCCAGCTATGCGCCGCGTCCTCGCCTGCTGGTGTTCGGCGCGATCGACTTCGCTGCCGCGCTGGCCCGGCTGGGCTCGTTTCTGGGCTACCGCGTCACCGTGTGTGATGCCCGCCCGGTGTTCGCCACGCCGGGCCGCTTCCCCGGCGCCGACGAGGTGGTGGTCGAGTGGCCGCACCGGTATCTGGCGGCCCAGGCCGCCGCGGGCGCGGTCGATCGTGACACCGTCATCTGTGTACTCACCCACGATCCGAAGTTCGACGTTCCGGTGCTGCAGCTGGCCTTGCGCCTCGATGTCGGCTACGTGGGCGCCATGGGATCGCGGCGCACCCACGAGGATCGGATGGTGCGGCTGCGGGCAGCGGGTCTGCGCGACGCCGAGTTGAACCGGTTAGCCAGTCCGATTGGCCTGGATCTCGGAGCCCGCACCCCGGAAGAGACCGCGGTGTCGATCGCGGCGGACATTATCGCCCGCCGCTGGGGTGGCGGGGGACGACGGCTGGCCGATCTCGACGGCCCGATTCACCACGACCAGCAGCCGACGACGAGTTCAGTGATCCCTTAA
- a CDS encoding LysR family transcriptional regulator, whose amino-acid sequence MTPAQLRAYSAVARLGSVHAAAEQLGMSDAGISMHVAALRKELDDPLFIRTGTGLAFTPGGLRLASRAVEILGLQQQTAIEVTEAAHGRRLLRIAASSTFAEHAAPGLIDLFSSRADDLSVELSVHPTSRFGDLISSRAVDIAIGPAAESATGSDGIVVRPFLRYQIIAVTSPHSPLARGVPSPELLREQEWMLGPSAGSVDGEIAAILRNLAIPESRQRMFQSDAAALEEVQRAGGVTLTIGFAVAKDLAAGRLTHLTGPGLDVPGEWCTATLPPSARQPAVSELLRFITTPRCTQAMIRGTGVGVTRFRPKVHVTLWS is encoded by the coding sequence ATGACGCCGGCTCAACTTCGGGCATATTCGGCCGTTGCGCGACTAGGCTCGGTGCACGCGGCCGCCGAGCAACTGGGGATGTCTGACGCCGGAATCTCGATGCATGTGGCGGCGCTGCGCAAAGAACTCGATGACCCCTTATTCATCCGGACCGGGACCGGGCTGGCTTTCACTCCGGGCGGGCTCCGGTTAGCCAGCAGGGCGGTGGAAATCCTTGGGCTGCAACAGCAAACAGCGATCGAGGTGACCGAAGCCGCGCACGGGCGCCGGTTGTTGCGGATCGCGGCATCCAGCACCTTCGCTGAACATGCCGCGCCCGGGCTGATCGACTTGTTCTCGTCGCGGGCCGACGATCTGTCCGTGGAGTTGAGCGTGCATCCCACGAGCCGATTCGGTGATCTCATCTCTTCACGCGCGGTGGATATCGCCATCGGCCCGGCCGCGGAAAGTGCAACCGGCTCGGACGGGATCGTGGTGCGCCCATTTTTGAGGTATCAGATCATTGCGGTGACTTCGCCGCACAGCCCGCTGGCGCGCGGTGTTCCCAGCCCCGAACTGCTGCGTGAGCAGGAGTGGATGCTCGGCCCGTCGGCAGGCAGCGTGGACGGCGAGATCGCCGCTATACTGCGTAATTTGGCGATCCCGGAATCACGGCAGCGAATGTTTCAGAGCGACGCCGCTGCGCTCGAGGAGGTTCAGCGTGCCGGCGGAGTAACGCTGACCATCGGCTTCGCTGTCGCCAAAGACCTTGCCGCCGGGCGATTGACGCACCTCACCGGGCCGGGACTGGACGTTCCCGGCGAATGGTGCACGGCCACCCTGCCGCCGTCAGCACGCCAGCCTGCGGTGTCAGAACTCCTGCGCTTCATCACCACTCCGCGCTGCACCCAAGCGATGATCCGGGGCACTGGCGTCGGCGTGACCCGGTTCCGCCCGAAGGTGCATGTGACGCTGTGGAGTTGA
- a CDS encoding TrmH family RNA methyltransferase, whose amino-acid sequence MGEPGPTEWGAPAAGVGPWQGPPPSDPRYDPVLLRDGDSRNVVDAYRYWTREAIIADIDTRRHPLHVAIENFGHDANIGAVVRTANAFAVDTVHIVGRRRWNRRGAMVTDRYQRLRHHDTIADLLDFAAGAGLTVVAVDNLPGAARLEQTTLPRHCLMIFGQEGPGITDNARAGAAMTVSIAQFGSTRSINVAVAAGIAMHTWIAQHGDLERAW is encoded by the coding sequence ATGGGTGAACCCGGTCCCACCGAATGGGGTGCCCCGGCCGCCGGGGTGGGCCCATGGCAGGGTCCGCCGCCCAGCGATCCCCGCTACGACCCGGTGTTGTTGCGCGACGGGGATTCCCGCAACGTCGTCGACGCATACCGCTATTGGACCCGTGAGGCGATCATCGCCGATATCGACACCCGCAGGCACCCGCTGCATGTGGCGATCGAAAACTTCGGCCACGACGCGAACATCGGCGCGGTGGTGCGCACCGCCAACGCGTTCGCCGTGGACACCGTGCACATCGTCGGACGCCGGCGCTGGAACCGCCGCGGCGCCATGGTCACCGACCGCTACCAGCGGCTGCGCCATCACGACACGATCGCCGATCTGCTCGACTTCGCAGCCGGCGCCGGCCTGACCGTGGTCGCGGTCGACAACCTCCCCGGCGCCGCCCGTCTGGAGCAAACCACGCTGCCGCGACACTGCCTGATGATTTTCGGTCAGGAAGGTCCGGGTATCACCGACAACGCCCGGGCGGGCGCGGCCATGACGGTGTCCATCGCCCAATTCGGCTCCACCCGAAGCATCAACGTGGCCGTCGCGGCCGGCATCGCGATGCACACCTGGATCGCCCAGCACGGCGACCTCGAGCGCGCCTGGTAG
- the pyrE gene encoding orotate phosphoribosyltransferase, translating into MAELVRRLSVVRGRFILSSGQRADYYVDVRRATLHHRAAPLIGRLIRQLTDDWDYAAVGGLTLGADPVAVAVMHAPGRPIDAFVVRKSVKTHGMQRLIEGAEVTGRRVLVVDDTSTTGASALQAVRAVREAGGEVVGVATVVDRDTGAAAAIQAEGLAYRSVLGLADLGLTAAEPSHTPPIR; encoded by the coding sequence TTGGCTGAGCTGGTGCGCCGGCTGTCGGTGGTGCGCGGCCGTTTCATCCTGTCGTCGGGTCAGCGAGCCGACTATTACGTCGATGTGCGCCGCGCCACTTTGCACCATCGGGCGGCCCCGTTGATCGGCCGGCTGATACGCCAACTCACCGACGACTGGGACTACGCGGCGGTCGGTGGCCTGACCCTGGGCGCCGATCCGGTCGCGGTCGCCGTCATGCACGCACCAGGCCGCCCCATCGACGCTTTCGTCGTGCGCAAATCGGTGAAAACTCATGGCATGCAACGGCTTATCGAAGGGGCCGAGGTAACCGGGCGTCGGGTCCTGGTAGTGGACGACACCAGCACCACCGGGGCCTCGGCGTTACAGGCGGTGCGGGCCGTGCGGGAAGCCGGCGGCGAGGTCGTCGGCGTCGCCACCGTGGTGGACCGCGATACCGGTGCCGCTGCGGCGATCCAGGCCGAGGGACTGGCCTATCGCAGCGTGCTTGGCCTGGCGGATCTGGGCCTGACAGCGGCTGAGCCGTCACACACGCCACCGATCCGCTAG
- a CDS encoding SDR family NAD(P)-dependent oxidoreductase: MAGRVALITGPTSGIGAGFARRYAADGYDLVLVARDTRRLARLAGELRDEAGRCVEVLPADLADSAGRATVADRLSAGVRVLVNNAGFGTSGEFWTADPALLHAQLDVNVTAVMELTRAALPAMLDAGAGTVINVASVAGLLPGRGSTYSASKAWVVAFTEGLARGLKGTGVGVHAVCPGFVHTEFHRRAGIDMTSLPSFLWLEVDDVIRASLADIARGKVISIPGVQYKAMVAAGRLVPRNLVRVATNVIGRGRGRT; encoded by the coding sequence ATGGCTGGCCGTGTTGCCCTGATCACCGGGCCCACCTCCGGGATCGGCGCAGGTTTCGCGCGACGGTATGCCGCCGACGGCTACGATCTGGTGCTGGTCGCCCGGGACACCCGTCGGTTGGCGCGGCTGGCGGGTGAGTTGCGTGACGAAGCCGGCCGTTGTGTCGAGGTTTTGCCCGCTGATCTGGCTGATTCGGCTGGCCGCGCCACGGTGGCCGACCGGCTCAGCGCCGGGGTGCGGGTTTTGGTGAACAACGCCGGCTTCGGCACATCGGGTGAATTTTGGACAGCCGATCCGGCCCTGCTGCACGCGCAGCTGGATGTCAATGTGACCGCGGTGATGGAACTGACACGGGCCGCGTTGCCGGCCATGCTCGACGCCGGCGCCGGTACCGTGATCAACGTGGCCAGCGTGGCCGGGCTGCTGCCCGGGCGGGGATCGACGTATTCGGCGTCTAAGGCCTGGGTGGTGGCCTTCACCGAAGGTTTGGCCCGCGGGTTGAAAGGCACGGGGGTGGGTGTTCATGCGGTATGCCCGGGTTTCGTGCACACCGAATTCCATCGCCGCGCCGGTATCGATATGACATCGCTGCCGTCATTTCTGTGGCTTGAGGTCGACGACGTGATCCGGGCAAGCCTGGCCGACATCGCCCGCGGCAAGGTGATCAGCATCCCGGGGGTGCAGTACAAGGCGATGGTCGCGGCTGGACGGTTGGTGCCGCGAAACCTGGTGCGTGTTGCCACCAATGTGATCGGTCGGGGCCGTGGCCGCACTTAG
- the ttfA gene encoding trehalose monomycolate transport factor TtfA, translating to MVPLWFTLSALCFVGAAVLLYVDLDRRRGRGRRRKSWARSHGFDYEPESADLVKRWTRGVISTVGDVPAKNVVLGQIRGEAVYIFDLEEVATVIALHRKVGTNVVLDMRLKGLKEPRESDTWLLGAIGPRMVYSTNLDAARRACDRRMVTFAHTAPDCAEIMWNEENWTLVSMPISSTRADWDEGLRTVRQFNDLLRVLPPTPQAMASQPAARRNAAPSRPLAPAGRADAVPRRGQGAARPEMSHREPPRGESREPSHGGPAHRDLPRGDFTAREEGRSRAGQSPPPSARNGHQAAHHLR from the coding sequence ATGGTTCCGCTCTGGTTCACGCTGTCCGCACTGTGCTTCGTCGGTGCGGCGGTGCTGCTGTACGTCGACCTCGATCGACGCCGTGGGCGCGGCCGGCGCCGTAAATCCTGGGCGCGATCGCACGGGTTCGATTACGAGCCGGAATCCGCCGACTTGGTCAAACGCTGGACACGCGGGGTGATCTCGACCGTTGGTGATGTGCCGGCAAAAAACGTGGTCCTGGGCCAGATTCGCGGGGAGGCCGTCTACATCTTTGATCTCGAAGAAGTGGCCACGGTGATCGCGCTGCACCGCAAGGTGGGCACCAACGTCGTCCTCGATATGCGGCTCAAAGGGCTGAAAGAGCCCCGCGAAAGCGACACGTGGCTGCTCGGGGCGATCGGACCGCGGATGGTGTACTCCACCAACCTCGATGCCGCCCGGCGGGCCTGCGACCGGCGCATGGTCACCTTCGCGCACACCGCACCCGACTGTGCCGAGATCATGTGGAACGAGGAGAACTGGACATTGGTCAGCATGCCGATCTCCAGCACCCGGGCCGACTGGGACGAGGGATTGCGCACGGTGCGCCAGTTCAACGACTTGCTGCGGGTATTGCCACCCACACCTCAGGCCATGGCATCTCAGCCGGCAGCGCGGCGTAACGCAGCACCGAGCCGTCCGCTGGCGCCGGCTGGCCGCGCAGATGCGGTGCCGCGGCGCGGCCAAGGCGCGGCCCGCCCCGAGATGAGCCACCGCGAGCCGCCGCGCGGGGAATCCCGCGAACCGTCGCACGGCGGACCCGCCCACCGCGACCTGCCGCGTGGTGACTTCACTGCCCGCGAGGAGGGCCGCTCCCGAGCTGGGCAGAGCCCCCCACCGTCGGCGCGTAATGGTCATCAGGCCGCGCATCACCTGCGCTGA